A part of Streptomyces sp. NBC_01235 genomic DNA contains:
- a CDS encoding response regulator transcription factor translates to MCANILVAEDDTKQAELVRRYLEHEGHAVMVVEDGRAALEEVRHREPDLLVLDVMMPRADGLDVVRILRAESREVPVLMLTARSTEDDLLLGLDLGADDYMTKPFSPRELVARIRTLLRRNRRSAAPVPLPPAAAPAPAAAPVADDEALSVGTLRVDPVRHEVSVGGTPIVCTPGEFRILAAMAAQPDRVFTRQQLLDRLHGFDKYISSRTVDVHVMNLRKKIERAPRRPVRLLTVFGVGYKLTDPAKGVRRASS, encoded by the coding sequence GTGTGCGCAAACATCCTGGTCGCCGAAGACGACACGAAGCAGGCAGAACTGGTGCGCCGTTATCTGGAGCACGAGGGACACGCGGTCATGGTCGTCGAGGACGGCCGTGCGGCTCTGGAGGAGGTGCGGCACCGGGAACCCGACCTGCTGGTTCTCGACGTGATGATGCCCCGGGCCGACGGCCTCGACGTGGTGCGGATCCTGCGCGCCGAGTCCCGGGAGGTACCGGTGCTGATGCTGACGGCCCGCAGCACCGAGGACGATCTGCTGCTCGGGCTGGACCTCGGCGCCGACGACTACATGACCAAGCCGTTCAGCCCGCGTGAGCTCGTGGCCCGCATCCGCACGCTGCTGCGCCGCAACAGACGTTCCGCCGCCCCCGTACCCCTGCCTCCCGCGGCTGCCCCCGCGCCCGCTGCCGCCCCCGTCGCGGACGACGAGGCGCTGTCGGTCGGCACGCTCAGGGTCGATCCGGTCCGGCACGAGGTGTCGGTCGGCGGGACACCAATCGTGTGCACGCCCGGCGAGTTCCGCATCCTCGCCGCGATGGCGGCGCAGCCCGACCGGGTCTTCACCCGGCAGCAGCTCCTGGACCGGCTGCACGGCTTCGACAAGTACATCAGCAGCCGCACCGTCGACGTGCACGTCATGAATCTGCGCAAGAAGATCGAGCGCGCCCCGCGGCGGCCCGTCCGACTGCTCACGGTCTTCGGCGTCGGCTACAAGCTGACCGACCCGGCGAAGGGCGTACGCCGTGCGTCGTCGTGA
- a CDS encoding 4-hydroxyphenylacetate 3-hydroxylase family protein: protein MNTPDAPSELLTGEEYLESLRDGRAVYVGGERVDDVTRHPAFRNAALSVSRLYDALHADETRELLTARDDFGTLTHRFFKPSRSSADLLAAREAIAAWSRMSYGFLGRTPDYKAAFMSGLAANAGYYGDFAPNARAWYREFTARGSYLNHVIINPPTDRKQAVHDMRDVFVHVERETDAGIVVSGAKMLATGSAITHASFVAPVASAALVPGHGEDFAVVFFARMDNPGVKLICRTPYAARAGLPFDAPLSSRFDENDAVLVLDRALIPWEDVLVHRDIERATGFYARSGFANLYNFQSGTRLAVKLELMAGLLSRATRSNGTDAFRGVQAAVGELVTMRNMVWGLTTAMATDPEPGTDGIALPRLEYASAMRMYNAQVWDRVHELFETVLGGSPLVVPSTARDLEHPELRPLVDRFYRGSDTSAHDRIKLFKLVWDAIGSEFGGRHELYERNYSGNGEQVRLDALKWATARGAVTAYEDFVQECLDDYDLDGWTRGPWDSAPAKP from the coding sequence ATGAACACCCCTGACGCCCCGTCGGAGTTGCTGACCGGCGAGGAGTACCTGGAGAGCCTGCGCGACGGCCGTGCCGTGTACGTCGGAGGAGAACGCGTCGACGACGTGACCCGCCACCCCGCCTTCCGCAACGCCGCCCTCTCCGTCAGCCGCCTCTACGACGCCCTGCACGCCGACGAGACCCGCGAACTCCTCACCGCCCGCGACGACTTCGGCACCCTCACCCACCGCTTCTTCAAGCCGAGCCGTTCGAGTGCCGACCTGCTCGCCGCCCGGGAGGCGATAGCCGCCTGGTCCCGGATGAGCTACGGCTTCCTCGGCCGCACCCCCGACTACAAGGCCGCGTTCATGTCGGGCCTGGCCGCGAACGCCGGATACTACGGCGACTTCGCGCCCAACGCCCGGGCCTGGTACCGGGAGTTCACCGCCAGGGGCAGCTACCTCAACCACGTCATCATCAACCCGCCCACCGACCGCAAGCAGGCCGTCCACGACATGCGGGACGTCTTCGTGCACGTCGAGCGGGAGACCGACGCCGGGATCGTCGTCTCCGGCGCCAAGATGCTCGCCACCGGGTCGGCGATCACCCACGCGAGTTTCGTCGCCCCGGTCGCGTCCGCCGCCCTCGTCCCCGGGCACGGCGAGGACTTCGCGGTCGTCTTCTTCGCCCGGATGGACAACCCGGGCGTCAAGCTCATCTGCCGCACCCCCTACGCCGCCCGCGCCGGCCTGCCCTTCGACGCGCCGCTGTCCAGCCGCTTCGACGAGAACGACGCCGTGCTCGTCCTGGACCGGGCGCTCATCCCCTGGGAGGACGTCCTCGTCCACCGCGACATCGAACGGGCCACCGGCTTCTACGCCCGCTCCGGCTTCGCCAACCTCTACAACTTCCAGTCCGGCACCCGGCTCGCGGTGAAACTGGAGCTCATGGCGGGCCTGCTGTCCCGGGCGACCCGCTCCAACGGCACCGACGCCTTCCGGGGCGTCCAGGCGGCCGTCGGCGAACTCGTCACCATGCGGAACATGGTGTGGGGCCTGACCACGGCGATGGCCACCGACCCCGAGCCCGGCACCGACGGCATCGCGCTGCCCAGGCTGGAGTACGCCTCCGCGATGCGCATGTACAACGCCCAGGTCTGGGACCGGGTGCACGAGCTGTTCGAGACCGTCCTCGGCGGCTCGCCGCTGGTCGTCCCGTCCACGGCCAGGGACCTGGAACACCCCGAACTGCGGCCCCTCGTCGACCGGTTCTACCGCGGCTCCGACACCTCGGCGCACGACCGGATCAAGCTGTTCAAGCTGGTCTGGGACGCCATCGGCAGCGAGTTCGGCGGCCGCCACGAACTGTACGAGCGCAACTACTCCGGCAACGGCGAGCAGGTCCGGCTCGACGCCCTGAAATGGGCCACCGCGCGCGGCGCCGTCACGGCGTACGAGGACTTCGTCCAGGAGTGCCTGGACGACTACGACCTCGACGGCTGGACCCGCGGCCCGTGGGACTCGGCCCCGGCGAAGCCGTGA
- a CDS encoding LPXTG cell wall anchor domain-containing protein, whose amino-acid sequence MPRRLTLRVAVLTAVAAGALLAPATAALADDPTPAASATTGADDSDAAKKKAEVARKMKEDEARKRKEAAVAEARKAEAAKGTPRGGVAAGEAVAGDSGTDTTAIAGSAAGALLLAGAGTFVVRRRAAGRREG is encoded by the coding sequence ATGCCCCGTCGTCTCACCCTGCGTGTCGCCGTGCTGACCGCCGTCGCCGCCGGCGCGCTGCTCGCCCCGGCCACCGCGGCCCTCGCCGACGACCCGACCCCGGCGGCGAGCGCCACCACGGGGGCCGACGACTCGGACGCGGCCAAGAAGAAGGCCGAGGTCGCCAGGAAGATGAAGGAGGACGAGGCGCGGAAGCGGAAGGAGGCGGCGGTGGCCGAGGCCCGGAAGGCCGAGGCCGCCAAGGGGACGCCGCGCGGCGGTGTCGCCGCGGGCGAGGCCGTGGCCGGGGACAGCGGCACCGACACCACCGCCATCGCCGGTTCGGCGGCCGGCGCCCTGCTGCTGGCGGGCGCGGGCACCTTCGTGGTGCGCCGCCGTGCCGCGGGACGACGCGAGGGCTGA
- a CDS encoding TauD/TfdA dioxygenase family protein, translated as MIITPLDPFGVRVDADVDRPGARLDELPVAELRALAREHHLVLLRGFGGFAGALELTEYAAGWGTISMWPFGAVLELVEHENPDDHIFDHSYVPLHWDGMYRPQVPEFQLFHCVSAPGEGQGGRTTFAHTPAVLRDADPGQRELWERVTGIYRRKMEFYDSEAVSPVVTTHPDRGFPVIRYNEPVAPDAEFVNHPDLEFTGLPDDQLAEFHDTLTAALHDPRHLYAHDWQTGDLVVADNYTLLHGREAFTTRSPRHLQRVHVLGEPALDNPALVR; from the coding sequence GTGATCATCACCCCCCTCGACCCCTTCGGCGTCCGTGTCGATGCCGATGTCGATCGGCCCGGTGCTCGGCTCGACGAACTGCCGGTCGCCGAACTGCGTGCTCTCGCGCGGGAGCATCACCTCGTGCTGTTGCGTGGGTTCGGCGGGTTCGCCGGTGCGCTGGAGCTGACCGAGTACGCGGCGGGCTGGGGCACGATCAGCATGTGGCCGTTCGGGGCGGTTCTGGAGCTCGTCGAGCACGAGAACCCGGACGACCACATCTTCGACCACTCCTACGTCCCGCTGCACTGGGACGGCATGTACCGGCCGCAGGTACCGGAGTTCCAGCTCTTCCACTGCGTCAGCGCCCCCGGCGAGGGCCAGGGCGGACGCACCACCTTCGCCCACACCCCCGCCGTGCTGCGCGACGCCGACCCCGGGCAGCGCGAGCTGTGGGAGCGGGTCACCGGGATCTACCGGCGCAAGATGGAGTTCTACGACAGCGAGGCCGTCTCCCCGGTCGTCACCACCCACCCCGACCGCGGCTTCCCCGTGATCCGCTACAACGAACCCGTCGCGCCCGACGCCGAGTTCGTCAACCACCCCGACCTGGAGTTCACCGGCCTCCCAGACGATCAACTGGCCGAGTTCCACGACACGTTGACGGCGGCCCTGCACGACCCGCGCCACCTCTACGCGCACGACTGGCAGACCGGCGACCTCGTCGTGGCCGACAACTACACGCTCCTGCACGGTCGCGAGGCCTTCACCACCCGCTCCCCGCGTCACCTCCAGCGGGTGCACGTGCTCGGCGAGCCCGCCCTCGACAACCCGGCGCTGGTCCGATGA
- a CDS encoding sensor histidine kinase gives MRRREGRDGRAGRSGRDGRSGCSGRKRLPLRKSLLGRLLTVSALVASCSVAATAWLAVQTTSVAIRQEQGQNLSADAKIYNTLLGYAAGHPDWDGVGATVRELARQSGRRIVLTTEDRRPLLDSAHADATASTASLPSQASAVVDPLAVDTVLVPDAVPVGTDRVDPRAVGPFLLPAKERAVLRKATARSVECLAAAGIAADVVQSPSGRPRIQFVSDATDRSLELKCLEVSGAAEATATEEKALRALELLADACLKRQGRTGVKLNLGLSWERGYRQDGTDADSSAPVPVPDTRVTDALTEEEALERKVAEDRRAAAAAGGDDSTVDGPTKVRDSGYDRAVAACVGSARREQLTAYVAAPALLFIDGPGAVSVPGFDLSPANTARIAGVTALVLALTVGASVIAGTRLVRPLHALTGAAQRMRDGLDSAPVPVGADNEIGRLAAAFNDMAAHRTRLEEQRKVMVSDVAHELRTPLSNIRGWLEAAHDGLAEPDPAFVSSLLDEAIQLQHLINDLQDLGAADVGALRLHLEPVRVDDLLGQVAAAHQGPAETAGVTLRIAAAPDSPPPPPPPPPPPPPLPLPLPLPLPLPLVEADPVRLRQAVGNLLSNAVRHTPPGGRVTLRSYVTDAGDEVAVEVADTGSGIAADDLPHVFDRFWRAEKSRNRSTGGSGLGLAIVLKLAEAHGGTAAVVSTEGQGSVFTLRLPVLPDPQAGDATRP, from the coding sequence GTGCGTCGTCGTGAGGGGCGTGACGGGCGTGCCGGGCGTTCCGGGCGTGACGGGCGTTCCGGGTGTTCCGGGCGGAAGCGACTGCCGCTCCGCAAGAGCCTGCTCGGCCGGCTGCTGACCGTGTCGGCGCTGGTGGCCTCGTGCTCGGTCGCCGCCACCGCCTGGCTCGCGGTGCAGACGACGTCCGTGGCGATCCGCCAGGAGCAGGGACAGAACCTCAGCGCCGACGCGAAGATCTACAACACCCTGCTCGGCTACGCGGCCGGCCATCCCGACTGGGACGGCGTCGGCGCCACCGTGCGGGAACTGGCCCGGCAGTCCGGGCGCCGGATCGTGCTGACCACCGAGGACCGGCGGCCGCTCCTCGACTCCGCGCACGCCGACGCCACCGCGTCCACCGCCTCACTGCCGTCACAGGCGTCGGCGGTCGTCGACCCGCTGGCGGTGGACACCGTGTTGGTGCCCGACGCCGTTCCGGTCGGCACGGACCGCGTCGATCCGCGGGCCGTGGGACCGTTCCTGCTGCCCGCGAAGGAACGTGCGGTCCTGCGCAAGGCCACCGCCCGGAGCGTGGAGTGCCTCGCCGCCGCGGGCATCGCCGCGGACGTCGTCCAGAGCCCGAGCGGCCGGCCCCGGATCCAGTTCGTGAGCGACGCCACCGACCGCTCCCTGGAGCTGAAGTGTCTGGAGGTCAGCGGGGCCGCCGAGGCCACCGCGACCGAGGAGAAGGCCCTGCGCGCGCTCGAACTGCTCGCCGACGCCTGCCTGAAGCGGCAGGGCCGCACGGGCGTGAAACTGAACCTGGGCCTGTCCTGGGAGCGGGGATACAGGCAGGACGGCACGGACGCCGACTCGTCGGCGCCGGTCCCCGTGCCCGACACCCGCGTCACCGACGCCCTCACCGAGGAGGAGGCGCTCGAGCGGAAGGTGGCCGAGGACCGCAGAGCGGCCGCGGCAGCCGGCGGGGACGACAGCACGGTGGACGGCCCGACGAAGGTCCGCGACAGCGGGTACGACCGGGCCGTGGCCGCCTGTGTCGGCAGCGCCCGCCGTGAACAGCTCACGGCGTATGTCGCCGCACCAGCCCTGCTGTTCATCGACGGCCCCGGCGCCGTCAGCGTGCCCGGTTTCGACCTCTCCCCGGCCAACACCGCACGCATCGCCGGTGTCACGGCCCTAGTCCTCGCCCTCACCGTCGGCGCCTCGGTGATCGCCGGAACCCGGCTCGTACGCCCGCTGCACGCGCTCACCGGCGCCGCCCAGCGGATGCGGGACGGCCTGGACTCGGCGCCGGTGCCGGTGGGCGCGGACAACGAGATCGGCCGGCTGGCGGCGGCCTTCAACGACATGGCCGCGCACCGGACCCGGCTGGAGGAACAGCGCAAGGTGATGGTCAGCGACGTCGCCCACGAGCTGCGCACCCCACTGAGCAACATCCGCGGCTGGCTGGAGGCCGCGCACGACGGTCTCGCCGAGCCGGACCCGGCGTTCGTCTCCTCGCTCCTCGACGAGGCGATACAGCTCCAGCACCTCATCAACGATCTGCAGGACCTGGGGGCGGCCGACGTCGGCGCGCTGCGGCTGCACCTGGAGCCGGTACGGGTGGACGACCTGCTCGGCCAGGTCGCCGCCGCACACCAGGGGCCGGCCGAAACCGCGGGCGTCACCCTGCGGATCGCCGCGGCGCCCGACTCCCCTCCGCCGCCGCCTCCGCCGCCGCCTCCGCCGCCGCCTCTGCCTCTGCCTCTGCCTCTGCCTCTGCCTCTGCCTCTGGTCGAGGCCGACCCGGTCCGGTTGCGGCAGGCCGTCGGCAACCTGCTCTCCAACGCGGTACGCCACACCCCGCCGGGTGGCCGGGTGACGCTGCGCTCGTACGTCACCGACGCCGGGGACGAGGTGGCCGTGGAGGTGGCCGACACCGGCAGCGGCATCGCGGCGGACGACCTCCCGCACGTGTTCGACCGCTTCTGGCGGGCGGAGAAGTCCCGCAACCGCAGCACCGGCGGCAGCGGCCTCGGTCTGGCGATCGTCCTCAAACTCGCCGAGGCGCACGGCGGCACGGCGGCCGTGGTGAGCACCGAGGGACAGGGCTCGGTCTTCACGCTGAGGCTGCCGGTCCTGCCCGACCCCCAAGCCGGCGACGCCACCCGACCCTGA
- a CDS encoding discoidin domain-containing protein — protein MSLQATFADFSVDPARLSNAEVHREGCRFAGSHLALDAGGSVTLEFEVADPEAIPQATLTVTALVSRLGSAPGYAPIDVLLQGEALAEDLTVPGGGDLPQDNVFAVPARLLKPGTNTLEIRASAEARSMLWLYRITLDSIDERGRSERARAAQASRDSVFAYRTELRAPFSASSWEPAPPLLFHIDRDEHSLPAQLNWRGEDGAESAISFQSNMSDFHGVHRAADGTVYEYRGRLTGGWAFPEGLDDAAESCLHRFRTEEGWGGGWHTSHELRLLVDDGGAPVERVSWRDQRGNSGVAVLQTATRDVVVTEVEASDEFDDGGEVAVNLLDDQRGKWLTFDDTALLDFTLARPTAVSSYSLTSANDCPDRDPRDWTLLGSTDGRTWTPLDSRTGETFTGRFQSREFVLRVPRTTAYRHYRLEISSNSGATEIQLARVRFVAAPTGQAFTGYYQRYNEGPIGYRGTPVPAAKAPALPGPLVAADLEAAVQSLTDTAQTLAALAARLRNG, from the coding sequence ATGAGCCTGCAGGCCACCTTCGCGGACTTCTCCGTCGATCCGGCTCGTCTGTCCAACGCCGAGGTCCACCGCGAGGGGTGCCGGTTCGCCGGGTCCCATCTGGCGCTGGACGCGGGCGGGAGCGTGACGCTGGAGTTCGAGGTGGCGGATCCGGAGGCGATACCCCAGGCGACGCTCACCGTCACGGCTCTTGTCTCCAGGCTCGGTTCCGCACCGGGATACGCCCCGATCGACGTACTGCTCCAGGGCGAGGCGCTGGCCGAGGACCTCACCGTGCCCGGCGGCGGCGACCTCCCGCAGGACAACGTGTTCGCGGTGCCCGCACGGCTGCTGAAACCGGGCACCAACACCCTGGAGATACGAGCCTCGGCCGAGGCGCGCAGCATGCTCTGGCTCTACCGGATCACCCTGGACTCCATCGACGAGCGGGGCCGCTCGGAGCGCGCGCGGGCGGCGCAGGCCTCCCGGGACTCGGTCTTCGCCTACCGCACCGAACTCCGCGCCCCCTTCTCCGCCTCGTCCTGGGAGCCGGCTCCGCCGCTGCTCTTCCACATCGACCGGGACGAGCACTCGCTGCCCGCGCAGCTCAACTGGCGCGGGGAGGACGGCGCGGAGTCGGCCATCAGCTTCCAGTCCAACATGTCCGACTTCCACGGCGTCCATCGCGCGGCCGACGGCACCGTCTACGAGTACCGCGGCCGTCTCACCGGCGGCTGGGCGTTTCCCGAGGGCCTCGACGACGCGGCGGAGTCCTGTCTGCACCGCTTCCGCACGGAGGAGGGCTGGGGCGGCGGCTGGCACACCTCGCACGAACTGCGGCTGCTGGTGGACGACGGGGGAGCGCCCGTCGAGCGGGTGTCCTGGCGCGATCAGCGGGGCAACTCCGGTGTGGCCGTGCTCCAGACCGCGACGCGCGACGTCGTGGTGACCGAGGTGGAGGCCAGCGACGAGTTCGACGATGGTGGGGAGGTCGCCGTCAACCTCCTGGACGACCAGCGGGGCAAGTGGCTGACCTTCGACGACACCGCCCTGCTCGACTTCACCCTCGCCCGCCCCACCGCCGTCTCGTCGTACTCCCTGACGTCGGCGAACGACTGCCCCGACCGCGACCCCCGCGACTGGACCCTCCTCGGTTCCACCGACGGCCGCACCTGGACGCCGCTGGACTCCCGCACCGGCGAAACCTTCACCGGGCGCTTCCAGAGCAGGGAGTTCGTCCTGCGCGTCCCGCGCACCACGGCCTACCGTCACTATCGGCTGGAGATCAGTTCCAACTCCGGCGCGACCGAGATCCAGCTCGCCCGGGTCCGCTTCGTCGCGGCGCCCACGGGGCAGGCGTTCACCGGCTACTACCAGCGCTACAACGAGGGGCCCATCGGATACCGCGGCACGCCGGTCCCCGCCGCCAAGGCCCCCGCCCTCCCGGGGCCCCTGGTGGCCGCGGACCTGGAGGCGGCCGTGCAGTCCCTGACCGACACCGCCCAGACCCTGGCCGCCCTGGCGGCCCGCCTGCGCAACGGCTGA
- a CDS encoding isocyanide synthase family protein, whose product MTDTLRRRTARAITALVLDGQRRSTGTEGCARLPCPTCLDVQAARVETFVAAGRPVRFVLPAFPGKSPNSAKVLGVLPDTAERLALEYLDGLTARVREVYAPGARILICSDGRVFSDAVGIPDPHITAYQRELHSMIEALPHRGLGLFHLDDVPELAGTDHRRMRELLTERYAEPLDHLRKRIRAGEEVALYRAVTRFLFEDGNTPEYTGSRAALQRDARARAYVVVQRSKAWGELLSERFPGSVRLSIHPQPCGAEKLGVHLVSTADDWLTPWHGVALAEGERFVLVKRAHAEACGASLVCVDGRPSHYALPGVAAA is encoded by the coding sequence ATGACCGACACTCTCCGCAGACGTACGGCACGCGCGATCACGGCCCTGGTGCTGGACGGCCAACGCCGGTCGACAGGCACCGAAGGGTGTGCCCGGCTGCCCTGCCCCACCTGCCTGGACGTCCAGGCGGCGCGCGTCGAGACCTTCGTCGCCGCAGGCCGGCCCGTACGCTTCGTGCTCCCCGCGTTCCCCGGCAAGTCCCCCAACTCCGCGAAGGTGTTGGGCGTGCTGCCGGACACCGCCGAACGGCTCGCCCTGGAGTACCTCGACGGCCTGACGGCGCGCGTCCGCGAGGTGTACGCACCGGGCGCGCGGATCCTGATCTGCTCCGACGGACGGGTCTTCAGTGACGCCGTCGGCATACCGGACCCGCACATCACCGCCTACCAGCGGGAACTCCACTCGATGATCGAGGCTCTGCCACACCGCGGCCTCGGCCTGTTCCACCTCGACGATGTCCCGGAGCTGGCCGGAACCGACCACCGGAGGATGCGGGAGCTGCTCACGGAGCGGTACGCGGAACCCCTGGATCACTTGCGCAAGCGGATCCGCGCGGGCGAGGAGGTCGCCCTCTACCGGGCCGTCACCCGTTTCCTGTTCGAGGACGGCAACACGCCCGAGTACACCGGCAGCCGGGCCGCGCTGCAACGGGACGCCCGGGCCCGCGCGTATGTGGTCGTCCAGCGCAGCAAGGCCTGGGGCGAGCTGCTCTCCGAGCGCTTTCCGGGCTCCGTGCGGCTGTCGATCCATCCTCAGCCGTGCGGTGCGGAGAAACTCGGCGTCCACCTGGTGTCCACCGCCGATGACTGGCTCACGCCGTGGCATGGGGTCGCGCTGGCGGAGGGTGAGCGGTTCGTGCTGGTGAAGCGGGCCCATGCGGAAGCGTGCGGGGCTTCGCTGGTGTGTGTGGACGGTCGGCCCAGCCATTACGCCCTGCCCGGCGTGGCCGCCGCCTGA
- a CDS encoding LysR family transcriptional regulator — protein MDLEVRHLRVVCAIGEAGSITRAAARLGVAQPTLTAQLSRIERMLGGPLFVRTRQGAAPTALGEFVLAKARSVIVSFDAIQREAAAQVGFMDGRRPLRYTANPGPLMVGLLDGLQSVFPGTEVTLRTETHMSAALTLVASGQQDLGTVVEYVRDDVPTLPPGVVTLTVATEPAFVLLPDGHPLAALPQVGIAQLRDARWVLPVSQGSGMMEAFTALCAGQGFTATVRHEAEASAARELIAAGQAVGLGQATFRSTPGVVPRPLTGSPLRIRHVLVWRRGSALARRIPSVAERAERAYADAVARSPHYLAWLTEHAALE, from the coding sequence ATGGACCTCGAAGTACGCCACCTGCGTGTCGTCTGCGCCATCGGCGAGGCGGGCAGCATCACCAGGGCCGCGGCCCGGCTCGGCGTGGCCCAGCCGACCCTCACGGCCCAACTGAGCAGGATCGAAAGGATGTTGGGCGGTCCGCTGTTCGTCCGCACCCGGCAGGGCGCCGCGCCCACCGCGCTGGGCGAGTTCGTGCTGGCCAAGGCCCGTTCGGTGATCGTCTCCTTCGACGCGATCCAGCGCGAGGCGGCCGCCCAGGTCGGCTTCATGGACGGCCGCCGCCCCCTGCGCTACACCGCCAACCCCGGCCCGCTCATGGTCGGTCTCCTGGACGGGTTGCAGAGCGTCTTCCCGGGCACCGAGGTCACCCTGCGCACCGAGACCCACATGAGCGCCGCGCTGACCCTCGTCGCCAGCGGCCAGCAGGATCTGGGCACCGTGGTGGAGTACGTCCGCGACGACGTGCCGACGCTGCCGCCCGGGGTGGTCACGCTCACCGTCGCCACCGAGCCCGCCTTCGTCCTGCTGCCGGACGGGCACCCGCTGGCCGCGCTCCCCCAGGTCGGCATCGCACAGCTGCGGGACGCCCGCTGGGTGCTCCCGGTCAGCCAGGGCAGCGGCATGATGGAGGCGTTCACCGCGCTCTGCGCCGGGCAGGGCTTCACGGCGACGGTGCGGCACGAGGCGGAGGCCTCCGCGGCGCGTGAACTCATCGCCGCCGGCCAGGCCGTCGGGCTCGGCCAGGCCACCTTCCGCAGCACCCCCGGCGTGGTCCCGCGCCCCCTGACCGGCTCACCGCTGCGGATCCGGCACGTGCTGGTCTGGCGCCGAGGCAGCGCCCTGGCCCGCCGGATCCCGTCCGTCGCCGAACGGGCCGAGCGCGCCTACGCGGACGCGGTCGCCCGCAGCCCGCACTACCTGGCCTGGCTCACCGAACACGCCGCCCTCGAGTGA
- a CDS encoding LLM class flavin-dependent oxidoreductase yields the protein MTNLRIGVMYDRDWAPEGLPGFARQVEALGVDDLWVVEDLGWNGGVSAAAVALGATERLRVGIGIAPAPLRSPALLAMELATLARVFPGRLVAGIGHGVREWMVSVGVAPRSPLALLEETITSVRALLRGERVEVDGREVRLDGVKLVHPPVEVPPVVAGVVRPRSLELSGRVADGTLIAEGHGPGDLENTRALTAKGGAGPDHTLTVFSFACVGDDPDEVARTLHPHTEGHGAWLGRPQKEVFTVSGTPAEAAGDIHALAASGADTVVLRVVGTEPLRQLEAVLGALRGGLSAG from the coding sequence ATGACGAACCTACGGATCGGTGTGATGTACGACCGCGACTGGGCCCCGGAAGGGCTGCCCGGATTCGCGCGGCAGGTCGAGGCGCTCGGGGTGGACGATCTGTGGGTGGTCGAGGATCTCGGGTGGAACGGCGGGGTGTCGGCGGCGGCCGTGGCGCTGGGGGCGACCGAGCGGCTGCGGGTGGGGATCGGGATCGCGCCCGCGCCGTTGCGCAGTCCGGCGCTGCTGGCGATGGAACTGGCCACGCTGGCCCGGGTGTTCCCCGGGCGGCTGGTGGCCGGGATCGGGCACGGGGTGCGGGAGTGGATGGTCTCGGTCGGCGTCGCGCCCCGGTCGCCGCTGGCCCTGCTGGAGGAGACGATCACCTCCGTGCGTGCGCTGCTGCGCGGGGAACGGGTCGAGGTCGACGGGCGGGAAGTGCGCCTGGACGGCGTCAAGTTGGTGCATCCGCCCGTCGAGGTTCCCCCGGTGGTGGCGGGTGTGGTCCGGCCCCGGTCCCTCGAACTGTCCGGCCGGGTCGCGGACGGCACCCTGATCGCCGAGGGCCACGGCCCGGGCGACCTGGAGAACACCCGAGCGCTGACGGCGAAAGGCGGCGCGGGGCCCGACCACACCCTCACGGTGTTCTCCTTCGCGTGCGTGGGCGACGACCCCGACGAGGTCGCCCGGACCCTGCACCCCCACACCGAGGGCCATGGCGCCTGGCTGGGCCGCCCGCAGAAGGAGGTGTTCACCGTCTCCGGGACGCCCGCCGAGGCCGCGGGCGACATCCACGCCCTGGCGGCGTCCGGCGCGGACACGGTGGTCCTGCGCGTCGTCGGCACCGAACCGCTCCGTCAGCTCGAAGCCGTGCTGGGCGCCCTCCGGGGAGGGCTGAGCGCGGGCTGA
- a CDS encoding class F sortase, whose protein sequence is MSPAHPPVRRFGTRPALARLALVVPVALALLTGCSSAAPDKTADPVSVTVPSDAPSAVSGAARTERPAAPATVAIPSIGVTGSLMELGLNTDGTVEVPPAEKGMTAGWYTGRSVPGEPGAAVIIGHNDTRFGKAVFHDLHKIAEGADITVTDTRGGSAHFTVTGIESVSKKSFPTQKVYGPTQDRALRLITCDGDFDAQGHPVNNLIVYATLN, encoded by the coding sequence GTGTCCCCTGCACACCCTCCGGTACGGCGCTTCGGCACGCGGCCGGCCCTTGCCCGCCTCGCCCTCGTCGTACCTGTGGCCCTCGCCCTGCTCACCGGCTGCTCGTCCGCCGCCCCCGACAAGACCGCCGACCCGGTCTCCGTCACCGTCCCTTCTGACGCCCCCTCAGCCGTCAGCGGCGCTGCGCGGACCGAGAGGCCCGCGGCGCCCGCCACGGTGGCCATCCCCTCGATCGGGGTCACCGGTTCGCTCATGGAGCTCGGTCTCAACACGGACGGAACCGTCGAGGTCCCCCCGGCCGAGAAGGGCATGACCGCCGGCTGGTACACCGGCCGTTCCGTGCCCGGTGAACCCGGTGCGGCCGTCATCATCGGCCACAACGACACCCGCTTCGGCAAGGCCGTCTTCCACGACCTGCACAAGATCGCCGAGGGCGCGGACATCACCGTCACCGACACACGGGGAGGATCGGCGCACTTCACGGTCACCGGCATCGAGAGCGTCAGCAAGAAGTCCTTCCCCACCCAGAAGGTCTACGGCCCCACCCAGGACCGCGCCCTGCGGCTGATCACCTGTGACGGCGACTTCGACGCCCAGGGGCACCCGGTGAACAACCTCATCGTCTACGCGACGCTGAACTGA